The following are encoded together in the Falsiruegeria litorea R37 genome:
- a CDS encoding ABCB family ABC transporter ATP-binding protein/permease: protein MRRSAPTHSDDSVTDAERSSGWRTLRKVAPYLWPDDEAWVKRRVVLALVMLVCAKIIAVYTPILYKGAVDGLAGEGVPPLALGAVGLTVAYGVARMMTVGFQQLRDAIFAPVGQRALRALALETFRHIHRLSMRYHITRKTGGLSRIIERGVKGVEFLLRFMLFSIGPLILELLMIAVILLWLFDVWYLVIVAVTIALYIWFTFAVTEWRVKLRREMNDQDTDANQKAIDSLLNFETVKYFGAEEREAQRYDVSMRAYARAALKTSYSLAFLNFGQSLLITAGLVGVMVLAAVGVQGGSLTVGDFVMVNAYMIQITVPLNFLGTVYREIRQSLVDMGEMFDLLEQPSEVSDKPGAKPLQVNGGEITLEDVRFGYDPEREILKGVSLTVPAGKTVAIVGSTGSGKSTIGRLLFRFYDVTGGALKVDGQDVRDVTLRSLHEVIGVVPQDTVLFNDTIRYNIGYGRENATQDEIEAAARAAQIHDFIEGLPEGYDTKVGERGLKLSGGEKQRVGIARTLLKNPPILLLDEATSALDTETEQDIKEALARAGEGRSVITIAHRLSTIAEADVIVVLDKGEIAEQGTHDELLDRKGRYAQLWNRQQADADAA, encoded by the coding sequence ATGCGACGCAGTGCGCCAACCCATTCTGACGACAGTGTAACTGACGCCGAGCGCAGCTCGGGGTGGCGCACCTTGCGCAAGGTGGCGCCCTATTTGTGGCCTGATGACGAGGCTTGGGTGAAACGGCGGGTCGTGTTGGCCTTGGTGATGCTGGTTTGTGCCAAGATCATCGCTGTTTACACGCCGATCCTGTACAAGGGCGCGGTGGACGGCCTTGCCGGGGAAGGGGTGCCGCCGCTGGCTCTGGGGGCCGTCGGGCTGACCGTAGCTTATGGCGTGGCGCGAATGATGACCGTGGGCTTTCAACAGCTGCGCGATGCGATCTTTGCGCCCGTTGGTCAACGGGCTTTGCGGGCGCTTGCGCTGGAAACTTTCCGCCACATCCACCGCCTCTCGATGCGCTATCACATCACGCGCAAGACCGGGGGCCTCAGCCGGATCATCGAGCGTGGCGTCAAGGGTGTCGAATTCCTGTTGCGGTTCATGCTCTTTTCCATCGGGCCGCTGATCCTGGAATTGTTGATGATCGCGGTAATCTTGCTGTGGCTGTTTGACGTCTGGTATCTGGTGATCGTGGCCGTCACCATCGCACTCTATATCTGGTTCACCTTTGCCGTCACCGAATGGCGGGTAAAGCTGCGCCGCGAGATGAACGATCAGGACACGGACGCCAACCAAAAGGCGATCGACAGCCTGCTGAATTTCGAAACGGTCAAGTATTTTGGCGCCGAAGAGCGCGAAGCGCAGCGCTATGATGTGTCGATGCGGGCCTATGCGCGCGCCGCGCTCAAGACGTCTTATTCGCTGGCTTTTCTGAATTTTGGTCAGTCTCTGCTGATCACCGCCGGTCTTGTGGGCGTCATGGTTCTGGCTGCTGTTGGGGTGCAAGGTGGCAGCCTGACGGTGGGCGATTTCGTCATGGTCAATGCCTATATGATCCAGATCACCGTGCCGTTGAATTTCCTGGGCACTGTTTATCGCGAAATCCGGCAATCGCTGGTGGATATGGGCGAGATGTTCGACCTGCTGGAACAACCCTCGGAAGTGTCCGACAAACCCGGTGCCAAGCCGTTGCAGGTAAATGGGGGCGAGATCACGTTGGAGGATGTGCGCTTTGGCTATGATCCCGAGCGCGAGATCCTGAAAGGCGTATCGCTGACCGTACCTGCGGGCAAGACGGTGGCCATCGTGGGGTCTACCGGGTCCGGTAAATCCACCATCGGGCGGCTGCTTTTTCGGTTCTATGATGTGACCGGTGGCGCATTGAAAGTCGACGGGCAAGATGTGCGCGACGTGACGCTCCGCAGCCTGCATGAGGTCATCGGCGTGGTGCCGCAGGATACCGTGCTGTTCAATGACACCATCCGCTACAACATCGGTTACGGGCGCGAAAATGCAACCCAGGATGAGATCGAGGCCGCGGCCCGCGCCGCGCAGATCCACGACTTCATCGAAGGTCTGCCCGAAGGTTATGACACCAAGGTCGGCGAACGCGGGCTCAAGCTGTCGGGTGGGGAGAAACAGCGTGTGGGCATCGCGCGCACCTTGCTCAAGAACCCGCCGATCCTGCTCTTGGACGAGGCGACCAGCGCGCTGGATACCGAAACGGAACAAGACATCAAGGAGGCACTGGCCCGGGCGGGCGAGGGGCGTTCGGTCATCACCATTGCGCACCGGCTGAGCACGATTGCCGAGGCTGACGTCATTGTTGTTTTGGACAAGGGTGAGATTGCCGAGCAAGGCACTCATGACGAGCTGCTTGATCGTAAAGGGCGCTATGCGCAGCTGTGGAACCGGCAACAGGCAGACGCCGACGCGGCCTGA
- a CDS encoding efflux RND transporter periplasmic adaptor subunit — translation MRLIPFITAILVTAGLYLAVFEREKLLAFAKGDAAQAQEAAAPEAAEEAGEAVAQASESAVGVVALKSVARQIDSAVVLRGQTRAIRQVEVRAETSAVVVSEPKRKGAFVEAGDLLCQLDTGTRDAVLAEMNARKLEAESRVPEAEARLEEAKARLLEAEINNNAAQKLSEGGYASETRRVATEAAVSSAAAGIESAKSGLEATKAGIEAATAAVAAAEREIARLSITAPFRGLLESDTAEIGSLMQPGTLCATVIQLNPIKVVGFVPETEVNRVTVGTPAGARLATGLEVQGRVTFLSRSADPTTRTFEVEITVPNDELLIRDGQTATIGIASDGTLAHLLPQSSLTLNNDGQLGVRVVGAGNIVQFTAVSLIKDHADGVWVSGLGEQADVIVVGQEFVTQGVRVEPTYREAAQ, via the coding sequence ATGCGATTGATCCCTTTCATCACCGCAATTCTGGTAACAGCCGGTCTATATCTGGCTGTGTTTGAGCGCGAGAAACTGCTCGCATTTGCCAAGGGCGATGCGGCCCAAGCGCAAGAGGCCGCTGCACCAGAGGCGGCCGAAGAAGCAGGCGAAGCCGTAGCGCAGGCCAGCGAAAGCGCCGTTGGCGTGGTCGCGCTGAAATCCGTGGCGCGTCAGATCGACAGCGCCGTGGTCCTGCGCGGCCAGACCCGCGCCATACGCCAGGTCGAGGTGCGCGCCGAAACATCTGCCGTCGTGGTTTCCGAGCCCAAGCGCAAAGGGGCCTTTGTCGAAGCGGGCGATCTGCTGTGCCAGTTGGACACCGGCACCCGTGACGCCGTGCTGGCCGAAATGAACGCCCGCAAGCTTGAGGCGGAAAGCCGTGTGCCCGAGGCCGAAGCCCGCCTGGAAGAAGCCAAGGCTCGCCTGCTTGAAGCTGAGATCAACAACAACGCGGCGCAGAAACTGTCCGAAGGCGGCTATGCTTCGGAAACCCGTCGCGTGGCGACCGAGGCCGCTGTAAGCTCGGCAGCGGCCGGGATCGAAAGCGCGAAATCGGGGCTTGAAGCCACCAAAGCCGGGATCGAAGCTGCCACCGCCGCTGTGGCAGCCGCCGAGCGTGAGATTGCGCGCCTGTCGATCACGGCCCCCTTCCGTGGCCTGCTGGAAAGCGATACCGCCGAGATCGGCAGCCTGATGCAGCCCGGCACCCTGTGCGCAACTGTCATCCAGCTGAACCCGATCAAGGTGGTGGGCTTTGTGCCGGAAACCGAGGTGAACCGCGTGACCGTGGGCACCCCCGCCGGCGCCCGTCTGGCCACAGGGCTCGAGGTTCAGGGCCGTGTCACCTTCCTCAGCCGTTCGGCAGATCCAACCACCCGTACTTTTGAGGTCGAAATCACTGTTCCCAACGACGAGTTGCTGATCCGCGACGGCCAAACCGCCACCATCGGCATCGCTTCGGACGGAACGCTGGCGCACCTGCTGCCGCAGTCTTCGCTGACGCTGAACAACGATGGGCAATTGGGGGTGCGCGTGGTTGGTGCGGGCAACATCGTGCAGTTCACCGCCGTATCGTTGATCAAGGACCACGCCGACGGCGTTTGGGTCAGCGGTCTGGGTGAACAGGCCGACGTGATTGTCGTGGGACAAGAATTCGTGACCCAAGGCGTCCGTGTTGAGCCCACCTATCGGGAGGCCGCGCAATGA
- a CDS encoding TIGR00730 family Rossman fold protein, with product MTVKSVCVYCGSRFGAMPAYEDAAESFGTMLAEEGWRLVYGAGDVGLMGAVARAAQAAGGDTFGVIPTHLLNREVSKTDLTSFVVTETMHERKKVMIMNADAVVVLPGGPGSLDEFFEALTWRQLGLHDKPILVMNVDGYWDKLRDLMDQTMDQGFADASLGDFVTWVETPETTMAALRAALS from the coding sequence ATGACTGTCAAATCCGTCTGTGTGTATTGCGGATCGCGCTTTGGAGCAATGCCTGCGTATGAAGACGCAGCTGAGAGCTTTGGCACGATGCTGGCAGAGGAAGGCTGGCGGTTGGTCTATGGCGCGGGCGACGTGGGGCTGATGGGGGCCGTTGCGCGCGCAGCCCAAGCCGCAGGTGGTGACACGTTTGGCGTCATCCCCACCCATCTTTTGAACCGCGAGGTGAGCAAGACCGACCTCACCAGCTTTGTCGTGACCGAGACGATGCACGAGCGCAAGAAGGTGATGATCATGAACGCCGATGCGGTGGTTGTGCTGCCCGGCGGCCCCGGCTCTCTGGACGAGTTTTTCGAGGCGCTGACCTGGCGCCAGTTGGGTCTGCATGACAAACCCATTCTGGTGATGAATGTCGATGGCTATTGGGACAAGCTGCGTGATCTGATGGATCAAACCATGGATCAGGGCTTTGCAGACGCATCCTTGGGTGACTTCGTGACGTGGGTTGAAACCCCCGAAACCACCATGGCCGCCCTGCGCGCGGCCCTGTCCTGA
- a CDS encoding LysM peptidoglycan-binding domain-containing protein: MAASAGAGGLSAFGWVVVAGGVAVAGAAGLYFSGVLTPEPEVEQIAVAEPKPVPEPTKPAEPAQTEAEAPVAEQVADPEPSQPATETVEVKPEPQAAEPESEPVAESNEPQEEAAPATEETVKALPDVAPEPQAAPEPAAPALAAPALDTIRIEPDGSAVLAGKAAPGSTLSVRLDGQEIEHAQVDRSGAFALFLTLPFSDAPRGLSLVAELDGQTAQSDDYLLAALPKPRPVQVAEAEIQADPEPQQESAETTSETPQPDAVAEVTKQDTSAEVEAEPKAEEAQIANTQEAQPEQVTEAEPAVEDTAPQPIQDVEQAENTAEPSEETVEEAAQETTTPVATSEPTDEAEAEPETYETASGADETADETVDDAPRAVAILKSDEAGVELVQAPTSAEPAATAQIALDTIGYSDAGDVQLTGRATQGTLVRVYLDNLAVSDVITDTEGRWRGELDDVSPGIYTLRVDELGPGDVVLSRLETPFKREAPEVLAPKEPASGAAPETVAIRAVTVQKGDTLWAISRERYGDGVLYVKVFEANRDAIRNPDLIYPGQVFNIPE, encoded by the coding sequence ATGGCAGCGAGTGCCGGAGCTGGCGGGCTGAGCGCCTTTGGATGGGTCGTAGTGGCAGGCGGTGTGGCCGTCGCCGGGGCGGCAGGTCTATATTTTTCAGGGGTTTTGACACCAGAACCAGAGGTCGAGCAGATTGCTGTGGCCGAACCCAAGCCCGTGCCTGAGCCGACCAAACCCGCTGAACCGGCCCAGACTGAGGCCGAAGCGCCCGTAGCTGAGCAGGTCGCAGACCCCGAACCGTCACAACCGGCGACCGAGACGGTCGAGGTCAAGCCCGAGCCACAAGCAGCCGAACCCGAATCCGAGCCGGTTGCAGAGAGCAATGAGCCACAGGAAGAGGCTGCGCCTGCCACAGAAGAGACGGTCAAAGCCCTGCCGGACGTTGCACCAGAGCCACAGGCGGCGCCAGAGCCCGCCGCGCCCGCCTTGGCCGCTCCGGCGCTGGACACCATCCGCATCGAACCGGACGGCAGCGCCGTTCTGGCCGGCAAGGCCGCGCCCGGCAGCACTCTGTCTGTGCGTTTGGATGGGCAAGAAATCGAACACGCCCAAGTCGACCGCAGCGGGGCTTTTGCCCTGTTCCTGACCCTGCCGTTCAGCGACGCACCGCGCGGCCTGAGCCTGGTGGCGGAGCTTGATGGGCAGACCGCTCAATCGGATGACTACCTGTTGGCGGCGCTGCCCAAACCGCGGCCCGTCCAGGTGGCCGAGGCAGAGATCCAAGCGGACCCCGAGCCGCAGCAAGAGAGTGCAGAGACCACGTCTGAGACCCCTCAGCCAGACGCAGTTGCCGAAGTCACAAAACAGGATACCTCGGCAGAGGTGGAGGCAGAACCCAAGGCCGAAGAAGCGCAGATTGCCAACACGCAAGAAGCGCAGCCCGAGCAAGTGACCGAAGCGGAGCCTGCGGTGGAAGATACCGCACCTCAGCCGATCCAAGACGTTGAGCAGGCGGAAAACACGGCTGAACCATCTGAGGAAACGGTCGAAGAAGCTGCTCAGGAAACCACGACCCCAGTCGCGACCAGTGAACCTACGGATGAGGCCGAAGCGGAGCCTGAAACTTATGAAACCGCGTCAGGGGCCGACGAAACGGCCGACGAAACGGTTGACGACGCGCCGCGCGCGGTTGCGATCCTGAAATCGGATGAGGCGGGCGTCGAACTCGTTCAGGCACCGACATCTGCGGAACCCGCAGCCACGGCACAAATCGCATTGGATACCATCGGGTATTCCGACGCGGGCGACGTGCAATTGACCGGCCGTGCCACACAGGGCACATTGGTACGGGTGTATCTGGACAACCTCGCGGTCTCGGACGTGATCACCGACACCGAAGGGCGTTGGCGCGGAGAGCTTGATGACGTGAGCCCGGGCATCTACACCCTGCGCGTGGATGAGCTTGGTCCCGGTGACGTGGTTCTTAGCCGTCTGGAAACCCCGTTCAAACGCGAAGCGCCCGAAGTTTTGGCACCTAAAGAGCCAGCATCCGGTGCTGCGCCTGAGACGGTGGCCATCCGTGCTGTGACCGTGCAAAAGGGCGATACCCTTTGGGCCATCTCGCGCGAGCGCTATGGTGACGGGGTGCTCTACGTCAAGGTGTTCGAGGCCAACCGAGATGCGATCCGCAACCCGGATCTGATTTATCCCGGTCAGGTGTTCAATATCCCCGAATAG
- a CDS encoding phospholipase D family protein, translated as MLKILRFLIFATLVYIVASFGFQWLFSVPHDPDRANSTALPASTDTTLGGVVLPLMDQNPGISGVAGLQDGAAAFAARLLLIDAAEQSLDVRYYIWQKDITGLLLLDAVQRAAERGVRVRLLLDDNGTPDLDPELAEMDAHENIEVRLFNPFMLRSPRMVSYVLDFGRINRRMHNKSLTVDGVATVVGGRNVGDIYFSRSEGVNYFDMDVVAIGDAAADVSSDFDLYWASPSAVPVSDVLTPRPAGGGLLAASVAQVKARPGGAAYADSVRASHLMEELLDDARGFDWVPMQMVSDSPVKGQGAAQDDDLMMTRLIKLLPRPEVEVSVISAYFVPGNRFTEVLTTWASDGIRVRTLTNAQEATDVLPVHSGYVPYRDRLIDGGVEVYELKSDQVKPDLLEQFGLVGSSNTSLHAKTFEIDGRLIFVGSFNFDPRSARLNTEMGFLIDSADLAGGMARGLDRQLPERAYLVERGASGDLHWIETDQTGAERVYPREPKTTALSRAVVWIMGLLPIQWML; from the coding sequence ATGCTGAAAATCCTGCGATTTCTGATTTTTGCGACGCTTGTTTACATCGTCGCCAGCTTTGGCTTTCAATGGTTGTTTTCGGTGCCCCATGATCCGGATCGCGCGAATTCCACCGCTTTGCCTGCCAGTACGGACACCACTTTGGGTGGGGTTGTGCTGCCATTGATGGATCAGAACCCTGGCATTTCGGGCGTGGCGGGGTTGCAGGATGGCGCGGCAGCCTTTGCCGCGCGGCTCTTGCTGATTGATGCCGCCGAGCAGAGCCTCGATGTGCGGTATTATATCTGGCAAAAGGACATCACTGGTCTGCTGCTGCTGGATGCGGTGCAGCGCGCGGCAGAGCGCGGCGTGCGGGTGCGGCTGCTGCTCGATGACAACGGGACGCCCGATCTGGATCCGGAACTGGCCGAGATGGACGCGCATGAAAACATCGAGGTGCGTCTGTTCAACCCCTTCATGCTGCGCAGCCCGCGCATGGTGTCATACGTGCTGGATTTCGGTCGCATCAACCGTCGGATGCACAACAAGAGCCTGACCGTGGATGGGGTGGCAACCGTTGTGGGCGGGCGCAATGTGGGGGACATCTATTTCTCGCGCAGCGAAGGGGTGAACTATTTCGACATGGATGTGGTGGCCATCGGGGACGCGGCGGCGGATGTGTCTTCGGACTTCGATCTGTATTGGGCCAGCCCCTCGGCGGTTCCGGTTTCGGATGTATTGACGCCCAGACCCGCGGGGGGCGGCCTGCTGGCGGCCTCGGTCGCGCAGGTCAAAGCGCGGCCCGGCGGTGCGGCTTATGCCGACAGCGTCCGTGCCTCGCACCTGATGGAGGAACTGCTCGACGATGCGCGCGGCTTTGACTGGGTGCCGATGCAGATGGTCAGCGACAGCCCGGTCAAAGGGCAGGGGGCGGCGCAGGACGACGACCTGATGATGACGCGACTGATCAAGCTGCTGCCAAGGCCAGAGGTCGAAGTCAGCGTGATCTCGGCCTATTTTGTGCCCGGCAACCGATTTACCGAGGTGCTGACCACCTGGGCGAGTGATGGGATCCGGGTGCGCACCCTGACCAACGCGCAAGAGGCCACTGATGTGCTGCCGGTGCATTCGGGCTATGTGCCCTATCGCGACCGTTTGATCGACGGCGGGGTCGAGGTGTACGAGCTGAAATCAGATCAGGTCAAACCGGACCTGTTGGAGCAATTCGGGCTGGTCGGTTCATCGAACACCAGCCTGCATGCCAAGACGTTTGAAATCGACGGCAGGCTGATCTTTGTGGGCTCGTTCAACTTTGACCCCCGTTCGGCGCGGCTGAACACGGAAATGGGGTTCCTGATCGACAGCGCGGATCTGGCGGGGGGGATGGCGCGTGGTCTGGATCGACAACTGCCAGAGCGTGCCTATCTGGTCGAGCGGGGTGCCAGTGGAGACCTGCACTGGATCGAGACGGACCAAACGGGAGCCGAGCGCGTCTACCCCCGCGAACCAAAAACCACCGCGCTGAGCCGCGCGGTGGTGTGGATCATGGGGCTGTTGCCCATTCAGTGGATGCTTTGA
- a CDS encoding efflux RND transporter permease subunit, with amino-acid sequence MTGIVDWAASRARMVIAFIIISLVIGGYSYVNLPKEGEPDIDIPMLFVSTQFPGISAEDSENLLIKPMETEMVDLDGLDKITATAAENYAGVLLEFEFGWDKSATIADVRDAMNTAQANFPDGAEQYTITEINFSEFPIVIISLTGAVPERTMARIAKELQDDIEALDSVLEAGIAGNRDEMLEVVIDPLRLEAYNVTAAELINVVNNNNQLIAAGEVESEQGTFSVKIPSSFKTAEDVFDLPVKVNGDRVVTLGELAQINYTFEDRAGTARFDGESTVALQVVKRKGYNLIDTVEQVKEVLAQSRSEWPEELKTAIQVDTSNDQSRVVGSMVSQLEGSVLTAVALVMIVVLASLGSRAALLVGFAIPTSFLLCFAFLALMGVSISNIVMFGLILAVGMLVDGAIVVVEYADKRIKDGIGPMHAYVEAAKRMFWPVISSTATTLCAFLPMLFWPGVPGEFMGMLPVTLIFVLSASLVVALVYLPVVGGVSGRISRTFTTASNWLRARTPWFVRAILVPPALYGMFLGAMQMLNPDYFLPGGTIAGALFFVLSAFAASITLSAAKITFETREVRTQAGHTPFGHLVKFLVGNPIMPIVSIAAVFGAVFYVVAILFPANSRGVEFFVENEPEQATTYVRARGNLSLTEKDEMVRQVEEVIAAHPAVINVFSFAGEGGLDTGGPGGGQSPADTVGQVQFEMIPWENRPTETETWFYGLLTREVTATEYDGNTVIDEINVELAKLPGIVAEVAALEQGPGSAKPIHLRVKGDDWEQLVTSTAEARAHFDTVPGLIKIEDTLPLPGIDWEISVDVAKAGRYGADVATVGAMVQLVTRGILLGEMRPNDSDEEIEIRVRLPDSDRVLSTLDTLRVRTPDGLVPLANFITRKPVAKLSEIKRVDQKRYFDVKSDVEPGLISLEQTADDDSKNRLAVLRAVPEGASAQGPAVTNAAGAEFDVVTFLNDADLDALTTAIDDGAQFVPINPNERIGVLTEWLEANPLPAGLEWEWTGDQEEQAESQAFLSSAFLAALGLMFVILLAQFNSFYNSVLVLLAVILSTTGVLIGMMVMQQPFSIIMTGTGIVALAGIVVNNNIVLIDTYQEYSRYMPRIEAIIRTAEARIRPVLLTTITTMAGLTPMMFGLSLDFIGGGYSIDSPTALWWKQLATAVVFGLGIATVLTLIVTPSFLALRVWFTTYAVWFFRMLARATRGRSSRIARDMRLNKSAKKLQATEIIWEDAPVSKSKPEAEEDLPKIGGPLRAAE; translated from the coding sequence ATGACCGGCATCGTCGACTGGGCCGCGTCCCGGGCGCGGATGGTCATAGCCTTCATCATCATTTCGCTGGTGATCGGGGGCTATTCCTATGTGAACCTGCCCAAAGAGGGTGAGCCGGACATCGACATCCCGATGCTCTTCGTCTCGACCCAGTTTCCGGGCATCTCGGCGGAAGACAGTGAAAACCTGCTGATCAAGCCGATGGAAACGGAAATGGTGGATCTGGATGGTCTGGACAAGATCACCGCCACCGCTGCCGAAAACTATGCCGGTGTCCTGCTGGAGTTCGAGTTCGGCTGGGACAAGTCCGCCACCATTGCAGATGTGCGCGACGCGATGAACACCGCGCAGGCCAACTTTCCCGATGGCGCCGAGCAATACACGATCACCGAGATCAACTTCTCGGAATTCCCGATCGTCATCATCAGCCTGACGGGCGCGGTGCCTGAACGCACCATGGCGCGCATCGCCAAAGAGCTGCAGGACGACATCGAAGCGCTGGATTCCGTGCTCGAGGCCGGGATCGCAGGCAACCGCGACGAGATGCTCGAGGTCGTCATCGACCCGCTCCGACTTGAGGCGTACAACGTCACCGCAGCCGAGCTGATCAATGTGGTAAACAACAACAACCAGCTGATTGCGGCTGGTGAAGTTGAAAGCGAACAGGGCACTTTCTCGGTCAAAATCCCCTCGTCGTTCAAGACCGCCGAAGACGTGTTCGACCTGCCGGTCAAGGTCAACGGCGACCGGGTTGTCACCTTGGGCGAGCTGGCCCAGATCAACTATACTTTTGAAGACCGCGCAGGCACCGCGCGTTTTGATGGGGAATCCACCGTCGCGTTGCAAGTGGTCAAGCGTAAGGGCTACAACCTGATCGACACTGTTGAGCAGGTCAAAGAGGTTCTGGCCCAGTCCCGGTCAGAATGGCCCGAAGAGCTGAAAACCGCGATCCAGGTTGACACCTCGAACGACCAGAGCCGCGTTGTCGGCTCGATGGTGAGCCAGCTTGAGGGCTCGGTTCTGACGGCTGTGGCACTGGTGATGATCGTGGTTCTGGCCAGCCTTGGCAGCCGCGCCGCGTTGCTGGTGGGTTTTGCCATCCCGACCTCGTTCCTGCTGTGTTTTGCCTTTCTCGCGCTCATGGGGGTCAGCATCTCGAACATCGTGATGTTCGGTCTGATCCTTGCGGTGGGGATGCTGGTCGATGGCGCGATTGTTGTGGTGGAATACGCCGACAAGCGCATCAAGGACGGCATTGGTCCGATGCACGCCTATGTCGAGGCCGCCAAACGCATGTTCTGGCCGGTGATTTCGTCCACGGCCACAACGCTCTGCGCCTTTCTTCCGATGCTGTTCTGGCCAGGCGTTCCGGGTGAGTTCATGGGCATGTTGCCCGTGACGCTGATTTTTGTTCTTTCGGCCTCGCTGGTGGTTGCTTTGGTTTATCTGCCCGTTGTGGGCGGTGTCTCGGGCCGTATCAGCCGGACCTTTACCACTGCGTCGAACTGGCTGCGGGCCCGCACGCCCTGGTTTGTGCGCGCCATCCTGGTGCCCCCGGCTTTGTACGGGATGTTCCTGGGCGCGATGCAGATGCTGAACCCCGACTATTTCTTGCCTGGGGGGACAATTGCAGGCGCGTTGTTTTTTGTTCTGTCCGCGTTTGCCGCATCGATCACACTCAGCGCGGCCAAGATCACATTCGAAACCCGCGAGGTCCGCACTCAGGCAGGGCACACTCCGTTCGGCCATTTGGTGAAATTCCTTGTCGGCAACCCGATCATGCCGATCGTGTCGATCGCCGCCGTCTTTGGCGCTGTGTTTTATGTGGTCGCCATCCTCTTCCCGGCCAATTCGCGCGGGGTCGAGTTCTTTGTTGAAAACGAGCCCGAACAGGCCACCACCTATGTCCGCGCGCGGGGCAACCTGTCGCTGACAGAAAAAGACGAGATGGTCCGCCAGGTCGAAGAGGTTATCGCGGCCCACCCCGCCGTGATCAACGTCTTCTCCTTCGCGGGCGAAGGTGGGTTGGACACCGGCGGGCCGGGCGGCGGACAGTCGCCTGCCGACACCGTTGGTCAGGTCCAGTTCGAGATGATCCCATGGGAAAACCGCCCCACCGAGACCGAGACGTGGTTCTATGGGTTGCTGACCCGCGAGGTGACAGCGACCGAATATGACGGCAACACGGTGATTGACGAGATCAACGTCGAGCTTGCCAAACTACCTGGCATCGTGGCCGAGGTTGCGGCGCTGGAACAGGGCCCTGGCTCGGCCAAGCCGATCCACCTGCGCGTCAAAGGCGACGATTGGGAGCAACTGGTCACAAGCACGGCTGAGGCGCGCGCCCATTTCGACACGGTCCCCGGCCTGATCAAGATCGAAGACACGCTGCCCCTGCCCGGCATCGACTGGGAAATCTCGGTCGATGTGGCCAAAGCGGGCCGCTATGGCGCAGACGTGGCAACCGTGGGCGCGATGGTGCAGCTGGTGACACGCGGCATCCTGCTGGGTGAAATGCGCCCCAACGACAGCGACGAAGAGATCGAGATCCGCGTCCGCCTGCCCGACAGCGACCGGGTTCTGTCGACGCTCGACACGCTGCGGGTGCGCACGCCGGACGGTCTGGTGCCGCTGGCAAACTTCATCACCCGCAAGCCGGTGGCGAAACTGTCGGAGATCAAACGTGTCGATCAGAAACGGTACTTTGACGTAAAATCGGACGTAGAACCTGGGCTGATCAGCCTGGAACAGACCGCTGACGATGACAGCAAGAACCGCCTTGCGGTCCTGCGTGCAGTGCCCGAGGGCGCATCAGCTCAAGGCCCTGCTGTCACCAATGCCGCGGGGGCAGAATTCGATGTCGTGACCTTCCTGAACGATGCAGACCTCGACGCATTGACCACCGCCATCGACGACGGTGCGCAGTTTGTGCCGATCAACCCCAATGAACGCATCGGCGTGCTGACCGAGTGGCTGGAGGCCAACCCCCTGCCCGCGGGGCTGGAATGGGAATGGACCGGGGATCAGGAAGAACAGGCCGAAAGTCAGGCCTTCCTGTCCAGCGCCTTCCTTGCCGCGCTCGGGCTGATGTTCGTGATCCTGCTGGCGCAGTTCAACAGCTTCTACAACTCGGTCCTGGTTCTGCTGGCGGTGATCCTGTCGACCACAGGTGTTCTGATCGGGATGATGGTGATGCAACAACCCTTCTCGATCATCATGACCGGCACCGGCATCGTGGCTCTGGCGGGGATCGTGGTGAACAACAACATCGTTCTGATCGACACCTATCAGGAATACAGCCGCTATATGCCCCGGATCGAGGCGATCATCCGCACCGCCGAGGCGCGTATCCGTCCGGTTCTGCTGACCACCATCACTACGATGGCCGGTCTGACACCGATGATGTTCGGCCTGTCCTTGGATTTCATCGGTGGCGGCTATTCCATCGACAGCCCCACGGCGCTGTGGTGGAAACAGCTGGCAACAGCGGTGGTCTTTGGTCTGGGCATTGCAACGGTTCTGACACTGATCGTGACGCCCTCGTTCCTGGCGTTGCGGGTCTGGTTCACGACCTATGCGGTCTGGTTCTTCCGCATGCTGGCCCGCGCCACCCGTGGCCGCTCCAGCCGGATCGCCCGCGACATGCGCCTGAACAAGTCGGCGAAGAAGCTGCAAGCGACCGAGATCATCTGGGAAGATGCGCCGGTGTCAAAGTCCAAGCCCGAGGCCGAAGAAGACCTGCCCAAAATTGGGGGGCCCTTGCGGGCAGCCGAGTGA